In Falco cherrug isolate bFalChe1 chromosome 2, bFalChe1.pri, whole genome shotgun sequence, the following are encoded in one genomic region:
- the CHMP2B gene encoding charged multivesicular body protein 2b: MASLFKKKTVDDIIKEQNRELRGTQRAITRDRAALEKQEKQLELEIKKMAKTGNKEACKVLAKQLVQLRKQKNRTYAVSSKVTSMSTQTKVMNSQMKMAGAMSTTAKTMQAVNKKMDPQKTLQTMQNFQKENMKMEMTEEMINDTLDDIFDASDEEEESQDIVNQVLDEIGIEISGKMAKAPSAARGLPSASTSKAATISDEEIERQLKALGVD; encoded by the exons ATGGCCTCGCTCTTCAAGAAGAAGACTGTGGACG atataaTAAAGGAGCAAAATCGAGAGTTAAGAGGTACACAAAGGGCTATAACCAGAGATAGAGCAGCACTcgaaaaacaggaaaaacaactg GaactggaaataaagaaaatggcTAAGACTGGTAACAAAGAAGCCTGTAAAGTTCTAGCAAAACAACTTGTGCAACTGCGGAAGCAGAAAAATCGAACATACGCTGTCAGCTCTAAAGTCACTTCTATGTCGACTCAAACGAAGGTGATGAACTCTCAGATGAAGATGGCAGGAGCTATGTCAACTACAGCAAAA ACAATGCAAGCAGTCAATAAGAAAATGGATCCACAAAAGACACTACAAACTATGCAGAATTTCCAGAAGGAGAACATGAAGATGGAAATGACTGAAGAAATGA tTAATGATACTCTGGATGACATTTTTGATGCTTctgatgaagaggaggaaagccaAGATATTGTTAACCAAGTGCTTGATGAGATTGGAATTGAAATCTCTGGAAAG ATGGCCAAAGCTCCGTCAGCTGCCAGAGGCTTACCATCTGCATCAACGTCAAAAGCTGCTACCATATCAGATGAAGAGATTGAACGACAGCTCAAAGCTTTGGGGGTCGATTAG